TATAGTGCAAAAGTTGTCGATAAGCCTGAGCACTGTTGGATGGGTATGATATATATGGTTGGGTAATGTGGTATTGAGAGAATCTATTTTGAACCGCCCCGGGATTGTCAGAGACTGATTTACTTGATTCAGGCACGGACAATCCTGGGGCGGTTCACTACTCTTGATGTTTCCAGCTTTCTTGGTTTAATGGCATTTGGTTGAGTAAATCTCGTCTAGATCGCCAATCGGGCATGTGAGTGTCCAGCAGGGCTTTAAACTTGTCATTGTGCTGCCGCTCTTTAAAATGTAGCAGTTCATGCAAGATAATATATTCCAAGCAGGGCAGAGGCTTTTTAGCCAAATCTAAGTTAAGCTGTATATTGCCTCCTTCTATATTACAGCTGCCCCATTTGGTTTTCATTTTTTGGATCTGCCAACTGTTTATAGCGACGCCAGTTTGCTTAGACCATTTATTAATAAGATCAGGTGCTCTTACTTTTAAGCGGTTACGATAGTATTCATTCAATAGCTTCAGCTTCACTTCATCTGAGGCATCAATATTTACGGTTAGTATAAGCTTACCGCTTTTTAGTTTGACCGTCTGAGATTTGAGTGTATCGCTCTCAATCACTTCAAGTCGGTAGCGTCTGCCCCAAAGATAATGCGTCTCTCCATTTACCATCTCACGCGCTGATTGGCGCTCTTGCTTGGCAAACGCCGCCTGTTGCCGTCGAATCCAAGGTATACGGTGGATGACAGCCATCCGAATGGCCGTCTCGGTCATAGCATCAGGCGCAGATACTCTGACCTGTCCATCAGGTGGCATCACGCTAATATGTAGGTTTTTAATATCTTTGCGAGTTAAATGTATATCTAACTCACCAATCTTAATAAGCGCTGACTTAACAATCACTGATATTCCTGTTGTGCCTTAATCAAATTAATTAACGCCTCTATATCGACATCGACCTGATACTGAGAAACAGTTTGATGTACGGCACGCTCAATTTTTCGCTCTTTAATCAGATGACCTTGCCAATCAGCCTGTTTATTGAGCCTAATAGCAGCATCTACTTTGTCTGCTAAGTCCTCGTTTTGATCCAAGTTATCATATAACGCGCGTTTCGCAGGAGTGTTGATAGTCTTAGGGTATGCATGACCACCTGCGCTACCCGTAGGATTGATTACTTTAGAGGCTAGCTGGCGTATCTTTTGCAAGTATTCAGCGTAGGCAATGGCTTTTTTTCGGCGTAGCTCAATGAGCTCATCGAGTAGGGCAGACATATGCTCGTAGTATTTTGGGTTGACTGGATTTTCATCCACAATCGTTTTACGCACGTTATTCTCGATAGTCTCAGCTACGTTCTCAGGGTTGCTCGCTATATCTTCAGGTATGGCTTTGATTAAAGCTTCAGACCCTTGATTGACAATTAACTCAATGAGTCCTAAATCTTCAAAGTCGATAACAGTCTCACTAGGTGTAGCATGAATATAAGTGTCTAACATCCTACGCATGGTCGGCTCATAGCTTTTCATATCGATATGGTCGCCACTCATAAGCTTGATGTTATTACGCACGGACTCAAAGTGTTTTACATCGTCTTTAATGCGTTTGATTTCCTGATCGCTATATCCCGCTTCCGCCATTTCATTGGCGATATTGCCATAAGCACGTATCAGCTTAGAGACGCTTTTATATAAGGTGAGGCGCAGTTGTTCCTTTTCTACTTTATCAGCTTCAGTTACATCTTCACTAGGGCAAAAGTAAGCGGCATAGTCCTGTGTATTTCTAGGGTACTTAACAGGCTCACAAAGTCCTCTGACCATCTCTAGGGCATCATCTAGGTTTTGTCTCGCCGCACTTAAGCGGTTCTTTAACAGCCCATCAATATCTTCATCTTCATACTCTGAAAATGCACCTTGCGTATAATCAGAAATGGTACTGTTTAAAGACTGAAATAGATCCTGATAGTCAATGATATATCCATAGTCTTTTTCTGCACCATCGAGTCTATTAACACGGCAAATGGCCTGAAAGAGGTTGTGATCAGCCATCTTTTTATCAATGTATAGATAAGTAGCAGAAGGCGCATCAAATCCTGTCAGCAGTTTATCTACAACTATCAACAGTCGCATTTGACCTGGTTCTTCAATAAAGCGTTTTTTAACAGCTTTCTCAAAGTCCTCTGCTTTAGAGCCTGCTTCTTGTTCGCTGATATCATAATAATCGGCAATCATCCTGCGATAAATTTGATATTTGAAAAGCTTCTCTGTCATTCCTTCGCCAGTTTCCTCACCTTTAATGCTATCTGCAGTCGGTAGGTAACTGGTCACAATTGCTACTTTGCCTTTCAAGAAAGAGTTTTCAAAGGCTTCGTAAGATTTACAGGCTTGATAAATACTGTTGCACACAAGCATGGCATTGCCATGACCATCCATAAGCCTTGGCTTTTTCTGCATATCGAGCAAGATGTCATTGACGATGCACTCTATGCGCGACTGGCTAGACAGAACCCGCTGCATGGTTCCCCATTTTTGCTTAAGCTGGCTCTTGGCAATATTGGTTAAGCCGCGGGTATGAGCGTCGAACCACTCATCAACTTTTTTAGATGAGGTAAGCTGTTGATCAATGTCACGTGCTTCATACAGAAGATCTAACACCACCCCATCAGCGACTGCTTCATCAAACTTATAGGTGTGAATAAAAGGTCCAAACACTTCGATAGATTTCTTTTTATCTTTTTTAAGCAGTGGCGTGCCGGTAAAACCGACAAACATCGCTTCTGGTAACAGCGCCTTCATAGCGCTGTGCAGCTTGCCAGATTGAGTGCGGTGACACTCATCAACGAAGACAAATAAATCGCCCTTAGGGCTAAAGTCTGAGGGTAGGCTGGCTTGAATGTCCTTTATAAAAT
The window above is part of the Psychrobacter cryohalolentis K5 genome. Proteins encoded here:
- a CDS encoding M48 family metallopeptidase codes for the protein MIVKSALIKIGELDIHLTRKDIKNLHISVMPPDGQVRVSAPDAMTETAIRMAVIHRIPWIRRQQAAFAKQERQSAREMVNGETHYLWGRRYRLEVIESDTLKSQTVKLKSGKLILTVNIDASDEVKLKLLNEYYRNRLKVRAPDLINKWSKQTGVAINSWQIQKMKTKWGSCNIEGGNIQLNLDLAKKPLPCLEYIILHELLHFKERQHNDKFKALLDTHMPDWRSRRDLLNQMPLNQESWKHQE
- a CDS encoding type I restriction endonuclease subunit R yields the protein MSNVSDIERLTQNRVVRFFTDTLGYRYLGDFKDRPNNKNIESEILAAWLSSRNVSRTLQNRAINALEKAAALGSGVKLYDANKEVYRLLRYGVKEKEGTGDHKETIWLIDWHNIEANDFAIAEEVSINGENKKRPDIVLYVNGIALGVIELKRSTINVTEGIHQNLDNQKKEFIRSFFSTIQLVMAGNDTQGLRYGTIETPEKYYLEWKEANPNHTPQSDISVPTHLTLAKANFTDQPLDFHLYHMCNKQRFLDIINNFIVFDSGVKKTCRHNQFFGIQSTKKHIAQRRDGIIWHTQGSGKSLTMVWMAKWIRENVTNSRVLIITDRTELDEQIEKVFFGVDESIYRTKSGADLITQLNQPNPWLLCSLVHKFGRHGGDDDAMDTEDFIKDIQASLPSDFSPKGDLFVFVDECHRTQSGKLHSAMKALLPEAMFVGFTGTPLLKKDKKKSIEVFGPFIHTYKFDEAVADGVVLDLLYEARDIDQQLTSSKKVDEWFDAHTRGLTNIAKSQLKQKWGTMQRVLSSQSRIECIVNDILLDMQKKPRLMDGHGNAMLVCNSIYQACKSYEAFENSFLKGKVAIVTSYLPTADSIKGEETGEGMTEKLFKYQIYRRMIADYYDISEQEAGSKAEDFEKAVKKRFIEEPGQMRLLIVVDKLLTGFDAPSATYLYIDKKMADHNLFQAICRVNRLDGAEKDYGYIIDYQDLFQSLNSTISDYTQGAFSEYEDEDIDGLLKNRLSAARQNLDDALEMVRGLCEPVKYPRNTQDYAAYFCPSEDVTEADKVEKEQLRLTLYKSVSKLIRAYGNIANEMAEAGYSDQEIKRIKDDVKHFESVRNNIKLMSGDHIDMKSYEPTMRRMLDTYIHATPSETVIDFEDLGLIELIVNQGSEALIKAIPEDIASNPENVAETIENNVRKTIVDENPVNPKYYEHMSALLDELIELRRKKAIAYAEYLQKIRQLASKVINPTGSAGGHAYPKTINTPAKRALYDNLDQNEDLADKVDAAIRLNKQADWQGHLIKERKIERAVHQTVSQYQVDVDIEALINLIKAQQEYQ